Proteins co-encoded in one Chionomys nivalis chromosome 6, mChiNiv1.1, whole genome shotgun sequence genomic window:
- the LOC130875911 gene encoding MORF4 family-associated protein 1 encodes MRPLDAVELAEPEEVEVLEPEEDFEQFLLPVIHEMREDIASLTRERGRAPVRNRGKLWEMDNMLIQIKTQVEASEESALNHLQAGGADPRGPRAEKAEEKAQEMAKMAEMLVQLVRRIEKSESS; translated from the coding sequence ATGCGGCCCCTGGATGCGGTGGAGCTGGCGGAGCCCGAGGAGGTGGAGGTGCTGGAGCCGGAGGAGGACTTCGAGCAGTTTCTGCTGCCCGTCATCCACGAGATGCGCGAGGACATCGCGTCGCTGACGCGCGAGCGCGGGCGCGCGCCCGTGCGCAACCGGGGCAAGCTGTGGGAGatggacaatatgctgatccagaTCAAGACGCAGGTGGAGGCCTCGGAGGAGAGCGCGCTCAACCACCTCCAGGCGGGCGGCGCCGACCCCCGCGGCCCCAGGGCGGAGAAGGCCGAGGAGAAGGCACAGGAGATGGCGAAGATGGCCGAGATGCTGGTGCAGCTGGTGCGACGGATAGAGAAGAGCGAGTCGTCGTGA